One Phoenix dactylifera cultivar Barhee BC4 chromosome 8, palm_55x_up_171113_PBpolish2nd_filt_p, whole genome shotgun sequence genomic window carries:
- the LOC103702071 gene encoding probable mitochondrial adenine nucleotide transporter BTL3 has translation MQYCFQSTNTFHKYFPGLGLGKDAPLLIEPPYDLFFPNFSISLLASEILQPDASKRASCLVELNCLFHFRTLASRASVPTTLQLACIPRIGSVPSHFADASEQNEEEKCCSKKLASEEGKAKGKNSWNDLPKFLLAGAVSTIISRTCIAPLERIKLECLVHGSKYSCVKLIRWIWVTEGFRGFWKGNALNLFRMVPFKSINFICYDMYLAHLLSIPGKEGIKNHDRLIGGGLSGVLATVLCIPIDTIRTRLVAPGGKALGGVAGCFCHMVQKEGFLSLYKGLTPALLSMGPASAVFYTVYDILKSSYLSHRKKMSGDETELGAIRTLIYGAIAGACAETVTYPLEVVRRQLQLQQATNLGLASVFTQLMERDGVGSLFAGLFPSTLQVLPSAAFSYFFYEMMKSTLKIN, from the exons ATGCAATATTGTTTTCAATCCACAAACACTTTCCACAAATATTTTCCAGGCCTTGGCCTGGGAAAAGATGCTCCCCTCCTCATAGAACCCCCATATGATCTCTTCTTCCCAAACTTCTCCATCTCCCTCTTGGCTTCTGAGATTCTTCAGCCCGATGCTTCCAAAAGAGCCAGTTGTTTGGTAGAACTGAATTGTTTATTCCATTTTAGGACCCTTGCTAGTAGAGCATCAGTTCCCACGACTCTGCAATTGGCTTGTATCCCGAGGATTGGAAGCGTACCAAGTCACTTTGCGGATGCCAGTGAACAGAACGAAGAGGAGAAGTGCTGCAGTAAAAAATTGGCTTCTGAGGAAGGGAAAGCTAAAGGGAAGAATTCTTGGAATGATCTGCCTAAATTCCTCCTGGCAGGTGCAGTGTCCACAATCATttccag GACATGCATTGCACCCTTGGAGAGGATAAAGCTGGAGTGCCTCGTCCATGGATCAAAGTATTCATGTGTGAAATTAATCAGATGGATCTGGGTTACTGAAGGATTCAGAGGATTTTGGAAGGGCAATGCTCTAAATCTCTTCCGCATGGTTCCCTTCAAATCAATCAACTTCATATGCTATGACATGTACCTGGCTCATCTCCTCAGCATCCCAGGAAAAGAAGGGATCAAAAATCATGATAGACTCATTGGTGGCGGTCTATCGGGTGTTCTTGCGACTGTGCTCTGCATACCCATTGACACG ATTCGAACAAGACTGGTCGCTCCAGGTGGCAAAGCTCTCGGAGGCGTGGCAGGGTGCTTCTGTCATATGGTACAGAAAGAGGGCTTCCTTTCCCTCTACAAGGGCCTTACTCCGGCGCTCTTAAGCATGGGTCCGGCCAGTGCTGTCTTTTATACGGTCTATGACATCCTCAAGAGTTCCTATCTCTCTCATAGGAAGAAGATGAGTGGAGATGAGACTGAATTAGGAGCTATAAGGACcttaatttacggtgccatcgCTGGGGCCTGTGCGGAGACAGTAACATACCCCTTGGAAGTCGTAAGGAGGCAGCTCCAGCTCCAACAGGCTACCAACTTGGGTCTGGCTTCAGTCTTCACTCAGCTGATGGAAAGAGATGGAGTCGGATCACTTTTTGCAGGCCTGTTTCCGAGCACGCTTCAG GTATTGCCATCAGCAGCTTTCAGTTATTTCTTCTACGAGATGATGAAGTCAACTCTGAAAATCAACTAA
- the LOC103702031 gene encoding zinc transporter 10-like: MEVPMVAGDGECRDEEAAMHLKLVAIAAILVASIAGVAIPLAGRRQRFLRSDGGGFAFVEAFGAGVILATGFVHMLPEAEESLADAAMPARAWTEFPFAGFAAMVAALGTLALDFIGTTFYERKHGAEKGKQKAERVGVWSPSPGSDEFNDDAMHIIGVHAHAAAHGEVDGGGVSSHVRHVVVSQILELGIVSHSVTIGLSLGVSQNPCTIRPLIAALSFHQFFEGFALGAYISQARFSSLKEAVMACFFALTTPGGIGLGLSAASFYDPDSPTAMAAEGLLDSISAGILIYMALVDLVAADFLDRLKNGSTSLRVGSYIALFLGAGLMSLLALRA, encoded by the exons ATGGAAGTCCCCATGGTGGCGGGCGATGGAGAATGCCGTGACGAAGAGGCGGCGATGCACCTGAAACTGGTTGCGATCGCCGCGATCCTCGTCGCCAGCATCGCCGGCGTGGCGATTCCGCTCGCCGGGAGACGACAGCGGTTCCTCCGCTCCGACGGTGGGGGGTTCGCCTTCGTCGAGGCCTTTGGAGCGGGCGTGATCCTGGCGACGGGCTTCGTCCACATGCTCCCCGAGGCGGAGGAGTCGCTGGCGGACGCCGCCATGCCAGCGCGGGCGTGGACTGAGTTCCCATTCGCGGGCTTTGCGGCGATGGTCGCCGCCCTCGGGACGCTCGCGCTGGACTTCATCGGAACGACGTTCTACGAGCGGAAGCACGGGGCGGAGAAGGGGAAGCAGAAAGCGGAGAGGGTTGGAGTCTGGTCACCCTCACCAGGGAGCGACGAGTTTAACGACGACGCGATGCACATCATCGGGGTGCACGCACACGCCGCGGCGCATGGGGAGGTGGATGGCGGAGGGGTATCTTCGCACGTGCGGCACGTCGTCGTATCTCAG ATACTGGAGCTTGGGATTGTCTCGCACTCAGTGACCATAGGCTTATCCTTGGGAGTATCACAAAACCCATGCACTATTAGGCCCCTAATAGCTGCCttgtccttccaccagttcttCGAGGGATTTGCGCTGGGAGCATACATCTCTCAG GCTCGTTTTAGCAGTCTCAAGGAAGCGGTGATGGCGTGCTTCTTTGCCTTGACAACACCTGGAGGGATCGGCCTGGGGCTCTCAGCGGCATCATTTTACGATCCTGACAGCCCGACAGCCATGGCGGCGGAGGGCCTTCTGGACTCGATCTCCGCAGGCATCCTGATCTACATGGCGCTGGTGGATTTGGTCGCTGCCGACTTCCTCGACCGCCTCAAGAACGGCAGCACATCCCTCCGGGTTGGTTCCTACATCGCCCTCTTCTTGGGTGCCGGACTCATGTCTCTCTTGGCCTTACGGGCATGA